One genomic window of Maribacter aquivivus includes the following:
- a CDS encoding phosphoribosylpyrophosphate synthetase: MENYDTLSEAISNLQTRGYTVDFNLKEKHLECNALKLKIHPEDFDVDEMHRFEGMSSTDDNSVLYAISSKNGIKGLLVDAYGVYAENISEAMRKKLR; the protein is encoded by the coding sequence ATGGAAAATTACGATACCCTTTCAGAAGCAATAAGTAATCTACAGACAAGAGGCTATACCGTTGATTTCAATTTGAAAGAGAAACATCTGGAATGTAATGCCTTAAAGTTAAAGATACATCCAGAAGATTTTGATGTTGATGAGATGCATCGTTTTGAAGGGATGAGCAGTACAGATGACAATAGTGTGCTTTATGCCATTTCATCCAAAAACGGAATTAAAGGCTTATTGGTGGATGCTTATGGAGTTTACGCCGAAAATATTTCAGAAGCAATGCGGAAAAAATTAAGATAA
- a CDS encoding APC family permease: MKPLKTNTQKLSLLGSVSLGTGVMIGAGIFVLMGQIAELVGDLFPIAFVVGAFIVGFSSYSYVKFSNAYPSSGGVAKFLTEAYHPGTLAGSFSLLMYVSMVVAESLVAGTFGAYALRLFPQEYAGYASVLGVILIGIAYIVNISGNKIIERTATFTAIIKVVGIAVLAISGLVISGLPTITGSYSPATTQSFPEGFGFVAALALSILAYKGFTTITNQGGDIKNPHKNVGRSIIISIIVCTVIYVVLALSVAGGLSIEEIIVAKDYALAASAKPLFGEWGSTLTILLAIVATVSGVIASVYSASRMLGMLSDMKQVPNLNRIKKLKNPSLILTVSLAILLTILFDLTRIASIGAIFYLIMDIAIHWGLFKHLKNKVKFNPVIPIIALVMDIVVLAAFIYLKFLTDPFVLIVAAIGIALIFLSQFLFMKSHTDKDGNMNMGMEMSEDEMTKM; the protein is encoded by the coding sequence ATGAAACCCTTAAAAACAAATACCCAAAAACTGTCATTATTAGGCTCTGTATCATTAGGTACAGGTGTGATGATAGGTGCTGGTATTTTTGTATTAATGGGGCAAATAGCCGAATTGGTCGGCGATTTATTTCCTATTGCATTTGTGGTAGGAGCTTTTATCGTAGGATTTAGTTCGTATTCGTATGTAAAATTCTCAAACGCTTATCCGTCTTCTGGAGGGGTTGCAAAATTTTTAACAGAGGCCTATCACCCAGGTACACTTGCGGGTTCATTTTCCTTGTTAATGTACGTTTCAATGGTTGTTGCCGAGAGTTTGGTGGCAGGTACTTTTGGGGCGTATGCATTACGACTGTTTCCGCAGGAGTATGCCGGCTACGCATCTGTATTGGGAGTCATACTTATTGGTATTGCATATATTGTCAATATTTCAGGTAATAAAATTATTGAACGTACCGCCACCTTTACTGCAATTATAAAAGTTGTTGGTATCGCTGTATTGGCCATTTCGGGATTGGTTATTTCTGGTTTACCTACTATCACAGGTAGTTATAGTCCTGCAACTACCCAATCCTTTCCTGAGGGTTTTGGATTTGTTGCCGCATTAGCCTTATCGATTCTTGCTTATAAAGGATTCACGACAATAACGAATCAAGGTGGCGACATAAAAAATCCTCATAAAAATGTTGGGCGTTCCATAATTATTTCAATTATCGTTTGTACAGTTATTTATGTTGTTTTGGCGTTATCGGTTGCTGGCGGATTGAGCATTGAAGAAATTATAGTAGCAAAAGATTATGCTTTGGCAGCTTCCGCAAAACCACTATTTGGCGAATGGGGTTCCACTTTAACAATTTTACTTGCCATTGTAGCAACAGTTTCCGGTGTCATTGCCAGCGTGTATTCTGCTTCAAGAATGTTAGGAATGTTAAGCGATATGAAACAAGTTCCTAATTTGAATAGAATCAAGAAACTTAAAAACCCTTCGTTGATTCTTACCGTTTCATTAGCAATACTATTAACTATTTTGTTCGACTTAACTCGAATAGCGTCTATTGGAGCAATTTTCTATTTGATAATGGATATTGCCATTCATTGGGGACTTTTTAAACACCTTAAAAACAAGGTAAAATTCAATCCAGTAATTCCCATAATTGCTTTAGTAATGGATATTGTTGTTTTGGCAGCATTTATCTATTTAAAATTTTTGACCGACCCATTTGTGCTTATTGTCGCAGCAATAGGTATTGCTCTCATTTTTCTTTCTCAATTTCTATTTATGAAATCACATACAGATAAGGACGGCAATATGAATATGGGAATGGAAATGAGTGAAGATGAAATGACCAAAATGTAA
- a CDS encoding heavy metal translocating P-type ATPase, translated as MKHTYHIQGMTCNGCRSHVEQTLSKVDGVTNASVDLKKQEATIEMSSHISLETFQKSLKDDGGRYSIHNLGEHHHKEDSAKEKKLKQKGKGTGTFYCPMHCEGDKTYDEPGDCPVCGMDLVEEVNLSATTTEQWTCPMHLEVVKNEAGACPICGMDLVPMEADSSAEEKNYKKLLKKFWIAVGFTLPIFIIAMSEMIPNNPLYDVMEQKWWNWIQFGLSIPVVFYATWMFFERAYRSIKTWNLNMFTLIGIGAGVAWLFSVFGMLFPDFFPEQFKTESGAVHVYFEAATVILTLVLMGQVLEARAHSKTNSAVKELLKLAPNKAIKLVNGNEEEVSIDQIEKGDILRVKPGDKIPVDGKITEGETTVDESMISGEPIPVNKTTDDKVSSGTINGNQSFLMEAEKVGSDTLLSQIIHMVNDASRSRAPIQKLADTVSGYFVPVVVIISLITFAVWAIWGPEPAYVYALVNAIAVLIIACPCALGLATPMSVMVGVGKGAQNGVLIKNAEALEKMDKVDTLIVDKTGTITEGKPTVEKIGIFGDHFRESEILHFIASLNSSSEHPLAEATVKYGKEQKTEISKTENFSAVTGKGVEGTVDGKKLDLGNVKMMEYANATLSSEMETEAQSFQKQGKTVSYLSIDGEVSGYVVIGDKIKETSAKAIKELQDKGIEVIMLTGDNHDTAQAVANELNLADFKAGMLPENKLDEVKKLQEQGKVVAMAGDGINDAPALAKSDVGIAMGTGTDVAIESAMITLVKGDLHGIVKAKNLSHKVMRNIQQNLFFALIYNTLGVPIAAGVLFPFFGILLSPMIAALAMSFSSVSVIVNALRLKTKSIN; from the coding sequence ATGAAACACACCTATCACATACAAGGAATGACCTGCAACGGTTGTCGCAGTCACGTTGAGCAAACTTTATCTAAAGTTGATGGTGTGACAAACGCATCTGTTGATTTAAAAAAGCAGGAAGCAACAATTGAGATGAGTTCTCATATTTCTCTGGAAACTTTTCAGAAAAGCTTAAAGGATGATGGAGGGCGTTATTCCATCCACAACCTTGGCGAGCATCATCATAAGGAAGATTCGGCAAAAGAGAAAAAGCTAAAACAAAAAGGCAAAGGAACTGGCACTTTCTACTGCCCGATGCATTGCGAGGGCGACAAAACATACGACGAGCCAGGAGATTGTCCTGTTTGCGGTATGGATTTGGTTGAAGAAGTCAATCTTTCCGCAACCACTACAGAACAATGGACGTGTCCAATGCACCTAGAAGTCGTGAAAAACGAAGCTGGAGCTTGCCCTATTTGCGGAATGGATTTAGTACCGATGGAAGCAGATAGTTCAGCAGAAGAAAAGAACTATAAAAAGCTGTTGAAAAAATTCTGGATAGCTGTTGGGTTCACGTTACCCATTTTTATAATCGCAATGAGCGAGATGATTCCTAACAATCCGTTATACGATGTAATGGAGCAAAAATGGTGGAACTGGATTCAATTTGGCTTATCCATTCCAGTTGTGTTTTATGCCACGTGGATGTTTTTTGAACGTGCCTATCGCAGCATCAAAACTTGGAATCTCAATATGTTTACGCTAATAGGAATAGGTGCTGGTGTGGCGTGGCTATTTAGTGTTTTCGGAATGCTGTTTCCAGACTTTTTTCCAGAACAGTTTAAAACAGAGTCTGGTGCAGTACACGTTTATTTTGAAGCAGCAACCGTAATACTCACATTAGTTTTAATGGGTCAAGTTTTAGAAGCGCGTGCGCATAGCAAAACCAATTCCGCAGTTAAGGAATTATTGAAACTTGCACCCAACAAAGCCATTAAATTAGTTAATGGAAATGAAGAAGAAGTTTCCATTGACCAAATAGAAAAAGGAGATATTCTACGAGTGAAGCCTGGAGATAAAATTCCCGTCGATGGCAAAATTACCGAAGGCGAAACTACTGTAGATGAATCGATGATTTCGGGCGAACCTATACCAGTTAACAAAACTACAGATGATAAAGTAAGTAGTGGTACAATCAACGGCAATCAGTCTTTCTTGATGGAAGCTGAAAAAGTAGGTAGTGATACGCTGCTTTCCCAAATTATACATATGGTAAACGATGCCAGTCGTAGTCGTGCACCTATTCAGAAGTTGGCAGATACCGTTTCCGGGTATTTTGTACCTGTTGTAGTAATTATTTCGCTCATCACTTTTGCGGTATGGGCAATTTGGGGTCCAGAACCAGCTTATGTTTATGCCTTGGTCAATGCCATTGCCGTATTAATTATAGCCTGTCCTTGTGCTTTAGGATTGGCTACACCTATGTCTGTGATGGTAGGAGTTGGCAAAGGTGCACAAAATGGTGTACTAATCAAGAATGCCGAAGCCCTTGAGAAAATGGATAAGGTGGATACCCTTATCGTGGACAAAACAGGAACCATTACGGAAGGGAAACCAACCGTTGAGAAAATAGGTATTTTTGGAGACCACTTTCGCGAAAGCGAGATTCTACATTTTATCGCATCCCTAAACAGTTCCAGCGAGCATCCACTTGCCGAAGCTACCGTGAAATATGGAAAGGAACAGAAAACCGAAATATCCAAAACCGAAAACTTTAGCGCAGTAACAGGAAAAGGCGTAGAAGGAACAGTTGATGGCAAGAAGCTCGATTTAGGCAATGTCAAAATGATGGAGTACGCAAATGCTACGCTATCATCTGAAATGGAAACCGAAGCACAATCCTTTCAGAAACAGGGAAAGACCGTTTCTTACTTATCCATTGATGGCGAAGTTTCAGGCTATGTGGTCATAGGCGATAAAATAAAAGAAACGAGTGCCAAGGCAATCAAAGAATTGCAAGACAAAGGCATCGAAGTAATAATGCTCACAGGAGATAATCACGACACCGCCCAGGCAGTAGCCAACGAACTTAATCTCGCCGACTTCAAAGCGGGAATGTTACCAGAAAACAAACTGGACGAGGTTAAAAAGTTACAAGAACAAGGCAAAGTAGTGGCGATGGCTGGCGACGGTATAAACGATGCACCAGCATTAGCCAAAAGTGATGTAGGTATTGCAATGGGAACAGGAACGGATGTCGCTATTGAAAGTGCAATGATAACATTAGTAAAAGGCGATTTACACGGCATCGTAAAAGCAAAGAATTTAAGTCATAAAGTAATGCGGAATATCCAGCAAAATTTATTTTTTGCCTTGATATACAATACCCTCGGTGTACCCATTGCAGCGGGAGTTTTATTCCCATTTTTTGGAATACTCTTATCGCCAATGATTGCCGCGTTGGCAATGAGTTTCAGTTCGGTTTCGGTCATTGTAAATGCACTCAGACTTAAAACAAAATCAATTAATTAA
- a CDS encoding DUF305 domain-containing protein, with product MNSKENNHGEMKKGNYSKFVGMLVASFIAMYITMYLNTYAIEHVYFSLTRFYMSCLGIAAMAIIMFVAMRNMYQNKKKNVAIVLGSIILFVGALGLVRDQKSTVGDVLWMKAMIPHHSIAILTSERANIQDPEVKKLANDIIKAQKKEIEEMKQMIDRLQNQK from the coding sequence ATGAATTCAAAAGAGAACAATCACGGAGAAATGAAAAAAGGAAATTACTCAAAATTTGTTGGTATGCTCGTGGCATCCTTTATAGCAATGTACATCACGATGTATCTAAACACCTATGCAATCGAACACGTATATTTTAGCCTCACAAGGTTTTATATGAGCTGTTTAGGTATTGCAGCGATGGCCATAATAATGTTTGTGGCAATGCGAAATATGTATCAAAATAAAAAGAAAAATGTTGCCATAGTTTTAGGAAGTATTATTCTATTTGTTGGTGCGCTAGGACTGGTACGTGACCAAAAATCAACTGTGGGCGATGTACTCTGGATGAAAGCTATGATACCGCACCACTCGATAGCAATATTAACCAGTGAGCGTGCAAATATTCAAGACCCTGAAGTGAAAAAATTAGCCAATGATATCATTAAAGCTCAAAAGAAGGAGATAGAAGAAATGAAACAAATGATTGACCGATTGCAAAATCAGAAATAG
- a CDS encoding efflux RND transporter periplasmic adaptor subunit: protein MNKNILYIAVAVIVGLFAGWLIFGNSEIDVDASKDSSNMSDSHNHSSDTANQMWTCSMHPQIMQPEAGDCPICGMDLIPAESGAEGLALNEIKMTDNAMALANIQTTVVGSGAPSDEDGMISLSGKIATNEENNAVQASYFDGRLEKLNVSYEGQKVNRGQLLATIYAPNLVAAQQELLTTTALKESQPALYKAVRNKLKLWKLSESQINAIETSGKVRDNFPIYATVSGTVSEVAAREGDYVKQGQPILKVSNLNSVWAEFDAYESQISNLKVGQKMMIVTNAYANKEFDATISFIDPMLNNATRTVTVRATLKNIDALFKPGMFVTGKLKGESKMNDDLITVPASAVMWTGERSLVYIKTNPNEPIFEMREIVIANRNGENFRVKEGLENGDEIVTNGTFSVDAAAQLQGKKSMMNKSKKETSDMSLSQMIIDLPSSFQKDFEKVLTSYLQMKDAFVSNDANQVAAFAKETSKALKSIDISGLGKMEQAHLNKTIKMFDAIVENDNLENQRDHFVILNENLVPIAMNIENVDPILYLQKCPMANKNKGAFWLSKDKDIRNPYYGDEMLTCGSIINITK, encoded by the coding sequence ATGAACAAAAACATATTATATATAGCAGTCGCAGTAATAGTGGGATTATTTGCAGGCTGGCTCATTTTCGGAAATTCTGAGATTGATGTTGACGCAAGCAAGGATTCGTCTAATATGTCAGATTCCCACAACCACTCTAGCGATACGGCAAACCAAATGTGGACTTGCTCAATGCACCCACAGATTATGCAACCAGAAGCAGGCGACTGTCCTATATGCGGGATGGACTTGATACCTGCTGAGTCTGGCGCTGAAGGTCTCGCTTTGAATGAGATAAAAATGACAGATAACGCAATGGCGCTGGCCAATATTCAAACTACAGTTGTAGGTAGTGGTGCACCTTCTGATGAAGACGGAATGATCTCACTCTCAGGAAAGATTGCTACAAACGAAGAAAATAACGCTGTACAAGCAAGCTATTTTGATGGTCGTCTGGAAAAATTGAATGTAAGCTATGAAGGTCAAAAAGTAAATCGTGGTCAATTACTGGCTACTATTTATGCGCCTAATTTAGTAGCGGCACAACAAGAGCTTTTAACTACGACTGCTTTAAAAGAATCGCAACCTGCTTTGTATAAAGCTGTGCGAAACAAGTTGAAACTCTGGAAGCTTTCAGAAAGTCAAATTAATGCTATTGAAACTTCTGGGAAGGTTCGTGATAATTTCCCCATTTATGCTACTGTTTCAGGAACTGTCTCAGAAGTTGCGGCAAGAGAAGGAGACTATGTAAAACAAGGTCAACCAATTTTAAAAGTGAGTAATTTGAATTCAGTTTGGGCAGAATTTGATGCCTACGAAAGTCAAATCTCTAATCTAAAAGTAGGTCAGAAAATGATGATAGTAACCAATGCCTATGCCAATAAAGAATTTGACGCCACGATTTCTTTTATTGACCCTATGCTGAACAACGCAACGCGTACTGTTACCGTAAGAGCAACACTTAAAAATATAGATGCCCTATTTAAGCCAGGAATGTTTGTCACGGGCAAACTCAAAGGAGAATCCAAAATGAATGACGATTTAATTACCGTTCCTGCAAGTGCAGTGATGTGGACAGGAGAACGCTCATTGGTGTATATAAAGACCAATCCTAACGAACCAATTTTTGAAATGCGTGAAATTGTGATTGCGAATCGTAATGGAGAAAATTTTAGGGTAAAAGAAGGGCTTGAAAATGGCGATGAAATCGTGACAAATGGAACATTCTCAGTAGATGCCGCCGCACAATTACAAGGAAAAAAATCGATGATGAACAAGAGCAAAAAGGAAACATCGGATATGTCATTGTCTCAAATGATAATAGACTTACCATCAAGTTTTCAGAAGGACTTTGAAAAAGTGCTCACATCCTATCTTCAAATGAAAGATGCATTTGTCTCAAACGATGCTAACCAAGTTGCCGCTTTTGCAAAAGAGACATCCAAGGCCTTAAAATCTATAGATATTAGTGGTTTAGGAAAGATGGAGCAAGCACACTTAAATAAAACTATTAAAATGTTTGACGCCATTGTAGAAAATGATAATCTGGAAAATCAACGTGACCATTTTGTAATTCTGAATGAAAATTTAGTGCCCATTGCTATGAATATTGAGAATGTTGATCCCATACTATATTTGCAAAAATGTCCTATGGCAAATAAAAATAAAGGTGCTTTTTGGCTAAGTAAAGATAAAGATATTCGAAATCCATATTATGGAGATGAAATGTTGACTTGTGGAAGTATCATTAACATAACTAAGTAA
- a CDS encoding class I SAM-dependent methyltransferase, translated as MKKIIKEFIGAILIKLQPQKVEILIKKGISFNVKNELSLSERFMRSALLKNAEKNQDFDLLADYHENFWKETGRKYFSDKENVLKDFFFPNCLPVFEKLQNILKDTSHEFHTIVEIGTGNGDVLDYLSAEFSQIERFIGIDLSVEQIKFNKKQYVENIKIEFVAADGFDWIKENGTNNMIIFTSGGVLEYFSEQRLQEFFSYLNKLGTSIFIAIEPIGANIDFSKNPNSQPYGVERSFSHDYARLFKNAGFNLWHESKAPGKMHEDYFGVFGAINK; from the coding sequence ATGAAAAAAATAATTAAAGAATTCATTGGAGCAATTTTGATTAAGTTACAACCCCAAAAAGTTGAAATATTAATAAAAAAAGGCATCAGTTTTAATGTCAAAAATGAACTCAGTTTAAGTGAGCGATTCATGCGTTCGGCACTTTTAAAAAATGCCGAAAAAAACCAAGACTTCGATTTGCTGGCAGATTATCATGAAAATTTTTGGAAAGAGACAGGTAGAAAATATTTTTCAGATAAAGAGAATGTATTGAAAGATTTTTTTTTTCCTAATTGTTTACCAGTATTTGAAAAGCTTCAGAATATTTTAAAAGATACATCACATGAATTTCACACCATTGTCGAGATTGGAACAGGCAATGGGGATGTTTTAGATTACTTGAGCGCTGAATTTTCACAAATTGAAAGATTTATAGGTATTGATTTAAGTGTTGAGCAAATTAAATTTAATAAAAAACAGTATGTTGAGAATATTAAAATCGAATTTGTAGCCGCAGATGGATTTGATTGGATTAAAGAAAACGGAACCAATAATATGATAATCTTTACTTCAGGTGGTGTCCTAGAATATTTTTCAGAACAACGATTGCAAGAGTTCTTTTCTTACCTAAACAAATTAGGGACTTCAATATTTATTGCAATTGAGCCCATTGGAGCAAATATTGACTTTAGCAAGAATCCAAATTCTCAACCTTATGGTGTTGAGCGATCATTTTCTCATGATTATGCACGCCTTTTTAAAAATGCAGGTTTTAATTTATGGCACGAGTCTAAGGCACCAGGCAAGATGCATGAAGATTATTTTGGGGTTTTTGGAGCAATAAATAAATGA
- a CDS encoding CPBP family glutamic-type intramembrane protease produces the protein MTTKMIDFLKRYEIWVFLTLAPMLNFVITFAKSKGVIEFFPYTNGRFYALMFLLLFIVKITKGNEGIKNLFRPMLVWKVHPKWYVFSLLFAFTIGLITLVIVAFYNGDMSILDFEIYIPTLKFTLFLLSWAFLGEVVWIGYAFRELSKITKPFYATQVIGFVWSLWWLPSVYINVGVIEDLPVWPLFLNMMGAAGMCAIVYSKTRSGICVLVIQSMLNMSLVLLPISPDAGDHTYTIFAVLYFIIMLVFMYFMPPKIDSNSLKL, from the coding sequence ATGACCACAAAAATGATAGACTTTTTAAAGAGGTACGAAATATGGGTGTTTTTAACACTTGCACCAATGCTGAATTTTGTAATAACTTTTGCTAAAAGCAAAGGCGTAATAGAATTTTTCCCGTACACCAATGGTCGCTTTTACGCTTTAATGTTTTTGTTGTTATTTATTGTAAAAATTACAAAAGGTAATGAAGGTATAAAGAATTTATTTAGACCTATGCTAGTTTGGAAAGTACACCCAAAGTGGTATGTATTTAGCTTACTGTTCGCATTTACCATAGGTTTAATAACTTTAGTAATTGTAGCTTTTTATAATGGAGATATGTCCATTCTTGATTTCGAAATTTATATACCTACCTTAAAATTCACTTTGTTTCTTTTGTCTTGGGCATTTCTAGGTGAAGTGGTATGGATAGGTTATGCATTTCGTGAACTTTCGAAAATTACTAAACCATTTTACGCAACTCAGGTTATCGGCTTTGTATGGTCTTTATGGTGGCTACCTTCCGTTTATATAAATGTTGGTGTAATTGAAGACCTTCCTGTATGGCCGTTGTTTTTAAATATGATGGGAGCTGCTGGTATGTGTGCTATTGTATATTCAAAAACCAGAAGTGGAATATGTGTACTGGTAATACAATCGATGTTAAATATGTCTCTTGTTTTGTTGCCGATTTCACCAGATGCGGGTGACCATACCTATACTATATTTGCGGTTCTTTACTTTATAATAATGTTGGTCTTTATGTATTTTATGCCACCAAAGATAGATTCTAATTCATTGAAATTGTAG